From Zalophus californianus isolate mZalCal1 chromosome 16, mZalCal1.pri.v2, whole genome shotgun sequence, one genomic window encodes:
- the CDC42EP4 gene encoding cdc42 effector protein 4, translated as MPILKQLVSSSVHSKRRSRVDLTAEMISAPLGDFRHTMHVGRAGDAFGDTSFLNSKAGELDGESLDEQASTSSSKRSLLSRKFRGSKRSQSVTRGDREQRDMLGSLRDSALFVKNAMSLPQLNEKEAAEKGSGKLPKSLSSSPVKKAGAGQGSQEEVGEGELGPRRNGAAAPHSPDPLLDEQAFGDLTELPVVPKAGLGLKHAESIMSFHIDLGPSMLGDVLSIMDKEAWEPEEEEEEEEEEEGGGYHDNGAKARGGTLLAPLAAAAAPPRARQEGAAGRDLPQDEGWAAAPSPASACSEGSHTPRDSSSLSSCTSGVLDERSPASRGPDRARAPLARQPDKEFSFMDEEEDEEIRV; from the coding sequence ATGCCTATCCTCAAGCAGCTCGTGTCCAGCTCGGTGCACTCCAAGCGCCGCTCCCGCGTGGACCTCACGGCCGAGATGATCAGCGCCCCCCTGGGCGACTTCCGGCACACCATGCACGTGGGCCGGGCGGGGGACGCCTTTGGGGACACCTCCTTCCTCAACAGCAAGGCTGGCGAGCTGGACGGTGAGTCCCTGGATGAGCAGGCCTCCACCTCGTCCTCCAAGCGCAGCCTCCTGTCCCGGAAGTTCCGGGGCAGCAAGCGGTCGCAGTCGGTGACCCGGGGCGACCGGGAGCAGAGGGACATGCTGGGCTCCCTGCGGGACTCGGCTCTGTTCGTCAAGAACGCCATGTCCCTGCCCCAGCTGAACGAGAAGGAGGCGGCCGAGAAGGGCTCTGGCAAGCTGCCCAAGAGCCTGTCGTCCAGCCCCGTGAAGAAGGCGGGCGCCGGCCAGGGCAGCCAGGAGGAGGTGGGCGAGGGGGAGCTTGGGCCTCGGCGGAATGGGGCCGCCGCCCCCCACTCCCCGGACCCTCTCCTGGACGAGCAGGCCTTCGGGGACCTGACAGAGCTGCCCGTCGTGCCCAAGGCCGGCTTGGGGCTCAAGCACGCCGAGTCCATCATGTCCTTCCACATTGACCTGGGGCCGTCCATGCTGGGCGACGTCCTCAGTATCATGGACAAGGAGGCATGGGAaccggaggaggaggaggaggaggaggaggaggaggagggtggcggGTACCATGACAACGGGGCCAAGGCCCGCGGCGGCACCCTGCTGGCTCCCCTGGCGGCTGCGGCGGCCCCTCCCAGGGCCAGGCAGGAGGGCGCGGCCGGCCGGGACCTGCCCCAGGACGAGGGGTGGGCGGCGGCCCCCAGCCCGGCCTCGGCCTGCAGCGAGGGCAGCCACACTCCGCGGGACAGCAGCTCCCTGTCCAGCTGCACCTCGGGCGTCCTGGACGAGCGCAGCCCGGCCTCCCGGGGCCCCGACAGGGCCCGGGCCCCACTGGCCCGGCAGCCCGACAAGGAGTTCTCCTTCATGGACGAGGAGGAGGATGAGGAGATCCGAGTGTGA